The genomic stretch TTGGTCCCGGCGAGCAGCGCCCCCAGGTCAAGGGAGTAGACGACGCTGTTGGCCAGCAGATCAGGCACCTGGTTATCTACAATGCGCTTGGCCAAGCCTTCGGCAATTGCAGTCTTGCCCACGCCCGCCTCGCCCACCAACAGCGGGTTGTTCTTACGACGACGAGCCAGGATCTGCGCAACACGTTCAACTTCCATTTCGCGCCCAACCAGCGGATCGATCCGCCCCTGGCGCGCAAGCTCGTTGAGGTTGCTGGCATAGGCATCCAGCGGGTTGCTTGAAGAAGAAGACTCACCGCCCTCGTCGTCCTGCATATCCTGCTCACCTTCGGAGTGATCGCCATGCCCTGGCACTTTCGAGATGCCATGGGCAATGTAGTTGACGACATCGATACGCGCCACGCTCTGCTGCTTGAGCAGGAACACTGCCTGGCTTTCCTGCTCACTGAAGATGGCAACCAGTACATTGGCGCCCGTCACTTCACGCTTGCCGGAGCTCTGCACGTGGAAGACAGCACGCTGCAACACCCGTTGGAAGCCCAGGGTTGGCTGGGTTTCACGGTCCTCGTCATGCACGGGGATCAGTGGCGTGGTGGAGTCAATAAACTCTTGCAGGTCATGCTTGAGCTTGTCGAGGTTGGCGCCGCACGCACGCAGAACGGTGGCGGCAGCTTCGTTATCCAAAAGTGCCAGCAGCAGGTGTTCGACGGTCATGAATTCATGACGCTTCGAACGGGCCTCCTTGAAGGCAAGATTGAGGGTGACTTCGAGCTCGCGGTTTAACATAGCTTCACCTCATACCCAAGTGGTCGGAGTTAACCGTCCTTCTCGATTTCACAGAGTAGCGGATGCTGGCTTTCCCTGGCGTACTGGTTGACCTGCATGGCCTTGGTCTCGGCGATGTCGCGGGTAAACACTCCACATACTGCCCGTCCTTCTGTGTGAACGGCCAGCATTACCTTGGTCGCCAACTCGCGGTTCAGATTAAAAAACACCTCGAGTACTTCGACGACGAAATCCATCGGCGTGTAGTCATCATTGAACAAAACCACCTTGTACATCGGCGGCGCCTGTAAAGCAGGCTTGGCCTCCTGAACAGCGATGCCTGCAGAACCGTCATCGTCTTCTAGATGATCCGGGCGATCCTGATTGAATGTTAGTCGAATCTGGCTGAATGCATGCATGGAAAGAAAGGTTCGTCAGTTGTTCATTTACAGTGATGGGGGCGACCTGTCAGAAATTCAACTCCGAGCGACTGGTCACCTTGACTATCGGCAAAACGGTGTTACAACCAATAGAACCCACAGTGGGTAAAAAAGGTCCGCGCAGTCAACCTTATTTATTCGGGTTAGGACGGATAAACTGGATGATACTCCAGTGATGGAGTCTGGTGCAGAGGGATATGGGTATGTCTGGCGTCAAGATCAGTGGCAAGGTCAAATGGTTCAATAATGCCAAGGGCTACGGCTTCATTAATGAAGACGGCAAGAGTGAAGACCTTTTTGCGCATTATTCGGCGATCACCATGGAGGGTTACAAAACGCTGAAAGCGGGCCAATTAGTGACTTTTGAGATCATCCAGGGGCCCAAGGGCCTGCACGCTGTAGAAATCTGTGCAGCATCCGCGACCTCACCTGGAACCCCCTACGAAGACAAGCATGGCAAGGCAGAAACATCCGTTCATTCCAAAAAGAAACAAACGGCCTGATCGGCCAATGAGTAGATACTCTGCATAAAAAACGGCCATCCTGACTCAGTCAGAATGGCCGTTTATTTATAGCCTTCGACTTACATATGCGAAATCAACGCATCGCCAAAGCCCGATGACGACACCAGCTTGGCGCCCTCCATCAAACGCTCGAAGTCATAGGTCACCGTCTTGGCCGAAATCGCCCCGTTGGTACCCTTGATGATCAGGTCCGCCGCCTCGGTCCACCCCATATGGCGCAGCATCATTTCCGCCGACAGAATCAACGAGCCCGGGTTGACCTGATCCTTGCCAGCATACTTAGGCGCAGTGCCATGGGTGGCTTCGAACATCGCCACGGTGTCGGACAGGTTGGCACCCGGCGCAATACCAATACCACCCACTTCTGCCGCCAAGGCGTCCGAGAGGTAGTCACCGTTGAGGTTGAGGGTCGCGATCACATCGTATTCGGCCGGGCGCAGCAGGATCTGCTGGAGCATGGCGTCGGCAATCGCGTCCTTGACCACGACATTCCTGCCGGTGCGCGGGTTCTTGAACTGCATCCACGGCCCACCGTCGAGCAGGGTTGCGCCGAAGTCTTCGGCCGCCACTTCGTAGGCCCATTCCTTGAAGGCACCTTCGGTGAACTTCATGATGTTGCCTTTGTGGACAATGGTCAGCGACTCACGGTCGTTATCCACTACATACTGCAGGGCCTTGCGCGCCAGGCGCTTGGTGCCCTCCTTGGAAACCGGCTTGACGCCAATCCCACAATCCTGGTCAAAACGGATCTTGGTGACGCCCATTTCCTCCTTGAGGAACTTGATGACCTTGATGGCCTCTGGCGAACCGGCCTTCCACTCGATACCGGCGTAAATATCCTCGGAGTTCTCACGAAAGATAGTCATGTCCACATCGCCAGGCTTTTTGACCGGGCTTGGCACACCTTCGAACCAGCGCACCGGGCGCAGGCATACATACAGGTCCAGTTGCTGGCGCAGTGCGACGTTCAGCGAGCGGATACCGCCACCGACCGGCGTGGTCAGCGGGCCCTTGATGGAAACCACATAGTCCTTGACCGCGTCCAGGGTTTCCTGGGGCAGCCAGGTGTCCTGGTCGTAAACCTGAGTGGCCTTCTCGCCGGCATACACCTCCATCCAGGAGATTTTGCGCTTGCCGCCGTAAGCCTTGTTAACAGCTGCATCGACCACCTTGATCATCACCGGACTGATGTCGACGCCAATACCGTCACCTTCGATAAAAGGAATGATCGGGTTGTCAGGAACATTGAGAGAATGGTCTGCATTGACGGTGATTTTGTCGCCGACTGCCGGAACCTGAATCTTCTTGTATCCCATGCTGAACTCCGTTTGTGGATTGAACATCTGGCTGTGTCCGAGCCTACTCCAGTTGAATGTGGACTGGAACCTTGCGCCCGGCACATTTGCTGCGAAAACCGCAGATTCAGTCGCCTACAACCTTGAAACAAAAGGGAAAAACGCCAAACTTGAGCACTACGTGCGACTTTAGGCGCAATCAGGCCCCCGCGACCTTTAGACCAATGGACGACCCACCTTTTGTATGAAGGCTCGGCGTAAGCATA from Pseudomonas fluorescens encodes the following:
- the icd gene encoding NADP-dependent isocitrate dehydrogenase; its protein translation is MGYKKIQVPAVGDKITVNADHSLNVPDNPIIPFIEGDGIGVDISPVMIKVVDAAVNKAYGGKRKISWMEVYAGEKATQVYDQDTWLPQETLDAVKDYVVSIKGPLTTPVGGGIRSLNVALRQQLDLYVCLRPVRWFEGVPSPVKKPGDVDMTIFRENSEDIYAGIEWKAGSPEAIKVIKFLKEEMGVTKIRFDQDCGIGVKPVSKEGTKRLARKALQYVVDNDRESLTIVHKGNIMKFTEGAFKEWAYEVAAEDFGATLLDGGPWMQFKNPRTGRNVVVKDAIADAMLQQILLRPAEYDVIATLNLNGDYLSDALAAEVGGIGIAPGANLSDTVAMFEATHGTAPKYAGKDQVNPGSLILSAEMMLRHMGWTEAADLIIKGTNGAISAKTVTYDFERLMEGAKLVSSSGFGDALISHM
- the cspD gene encoding cold shock domain-containing protein CspD — translated: MSGVKISGKVKWFNNAKGYGFINEDGKSEDLFAHYSAITMEGYKTLKAGQLVTFEIIQGPKGLHAVEICAASATSPGTPYEDKHGKAETSVHSKKKQTA
- the clpS gene encoding ATP-dependent Clp protease adapter ClpS, which encodes MHAFSQIRLTFNQDRPDHLEDDDGSAGIAVQEAKPALQAPPMYKVVLFNDDYTPMDFVVEVLEVFFNLNRELATKVMLAVHTEGRAVCGVFTRDIAETKAMQVNQYARESQHPLLCEIEKDG